A single window of Zea mays cultivar B73 chromosome 10, Zm-B73-REFERENCE-NAM-5.0, whole genome shotgun sequence DNA harbors:
- the LOC109942845 gene encoding probable LRR receptor-like serine/threonine-protein kinase At3g47570, whose amino-acid sequence MEEEMAVKVFDLEMPGAERSFLAECEALRSIQHRNLLPIRTACSAVDNRGGMFKALLYEFMPNGSLDTWLHPRAAPAAGEKAPKRLGFSQRVNIIVNVADVLDYLHHECGRPTVHCDLKPSNILLDDDLNALLGDFGIARFYADSKSAPSPAVDPTSSVGVRGTTIPNYYSVLRH is encoded by the exons ATGGAGGAGGAGATGGCAGTGAAGGTCTTCGACCTCGAGATGCCAGGCGCGGAGAGGAGCTTCTTGGCCGAGTGCGAAGCGCTGAGGAGCATCCAGCATCGCAACCTTCTCCCCATCAGAACCGCGTGCTCGGCGGTCGACAACAGGGGCGGCATGTTCAAGGCCTTGCTCTACGAGTTCATGCCTAACGGGAGCCTCGACACGTGGTTGCACCCTAGAGCGGCGCCGGCGGCGGGCGAGAAAGCTCCGAAGCGTCTAGGGTTCTCTCAGAGAGTGAACATCATCGTCAACGTAGCCGATGTGCTGGACTATTTGCACCACGAGTGCGGGAGGCCGACTGTTCACTGCGACCTGAAGCCCAGCAACATCCTCCTGGACGACGACCTGAACGCCCTTCTGGGAGATTTCGGCATCGCGAGGTTTTACGCTGACTCCAAGTCAGCACCGTCGCCGGCGGTAGACCCAACTAGTTCCGTCGGTGTGAGAGGGACTA CCATACCTAATTATTATTCCGTCCTCCGCCACTGA
- the LOC100285212 gene encoding uncharacterized protein LOC100285212, producing the protein MGHHSCCNQQKVKRGLWSPEEDEKLIRYITTHGYGCWSEVPEKAGLQRCGKSCRLRWINYLRPDIRRGRFTAEEEKLIISLHAIVGNRWAHIASHLPGRTDNEIKNYWNSWIKKKIRKPAMSTTTTSSAVTAASPPCSTAASDAALGRHLQTPFSAAEHRLDAILSQSLALPPPKLGSGGGGGGGQESPPLPPHCPFFMFDTSVSVSPPSPAAAAAHHLQHPFLTFTAAAMDDNAPMGFHLPPLVDGMGMGMPAAMDCGALGHDHRVAGGNNNGQAAAAAAGMANGCCYGQLQKQQEEEQQPSLGQEDQWDDESARHLLMWDDDQELTPSNLEAMESTAHSLLFMGPNDHT; encoded by the exons ATGGGGCATCACTCCTGCTGCAACCAGCAGAAGGTGAAGAGGGGGCTCTGGTCCCCTGAGGAGGACGAGAAGCTCATCAGGTACATCACCACCCATGGCTACGGGTGCTGGAGCGAGGTCCCCGAGAAGGCCG GCCTACAACGCTGCGGGAAGAGCTGCCGGCTGCGGTGGATCAACTACCTCAGGCCGGACATCCGCCGAGGCCGGTTCACGGCGGAGGAGGAGAAGCTCATCATCAGCCTGCACGCCATTGTTGGCAACag GTGGGCCCACATTGCCAGCCACTTGCCCGGGCGGACGGACAACGAGATCAAGAACTACTGGAACTCGTGGATCAAGAAGAAGATCCGGAAGCCGGCGATGAGCACGACGACGACGAGCTCGGCCGTGACGGCGGCGAGCCCTCCGTGCAGCACGGCGGCGTCGGACGCGGCGCTTGGTCGTCACCTGCAGACGCCGTTCAGCGCGGCGGAGCACCGGCTCGACGCCATCCTCAGCCAGAGCCTTGCCTTGCCGCCGCCGAAGCTGggctccggcggcggcggcggcggcggccaagaGTCCCCGCCGCTGCCCCCGCACTGCCCCTTCTTCATGTTCGACACGAGCGTCAGCGTCAGCCCGCCGTCGCCCGCGGCCGCTGCAGCACACCACCTGCAGCACCCGTTCCTCACTTTCACGGCGGCGGCGATGGACGACAACGCGCCGATGGGCTTCCATCTGCCGCCCTTGGTGGACGGCATGGGAATGGGCATGCCAGCAGCCATGGACTGCGGCGCTCTAGGCCATGACCACCGCGTTGCCGGCGGCAACAACAATGgtcaggcggcggcggcggcggccggcatGGCGAACGGCTGCTGCTACGGGCAGCTGCAGAagcagcaggaggaggagcaGCAGCCGTCGCTGGGGCAGGAGGACCAGTGGGACGACGAGTCGGCGCGGCACCTGCTGATGTGGGACGATGACCAAGAACTAACACCGTCCAACCTGGAAGCCATGGAAAGTACAGCTCACTCCCTCCTTTTTATGGGACCAAATGACCATACATGA